Genomic window (Nicotiana sylvestris chromosome 7, ASM39365v2, whole genome shotgun sequence):
gttcctgccggaaaactacttgggtttattgtgagtcgccgaggaatagaactagatccatcaaaggtcaatgctattcaagaatttccatcgccaaagaacaagaaatacgtgatgagtttcttagggagacttaactacatcagccggttcctagcataatctacagttatctgtgagccgatctttaagatgttaaagaaggactccgctaccaaatggactgatgattgccaaaaagctttcgacagaatcaaggaatttCTGTCAACACCACCACCCTTAGTTCCGCCTgagctaggtagacccttattactctaccttgcagtattggatggagctttcggctgtgttctagggcagcatgatgaaacggggaggaaggagcaggccagcTATTACCCCAGTAAGAAGTTCATCCCGTACGAGGCTcgatattctctgttagagcgcacctgctgCGCTTTGACTTggatagctcagaagttgaggcactatttctgtgcctatactacatatatcatatcaaggatggatcccttgaagtacatcttacAGAAgtccatgcccactggcaagctagccaagtggtaaatcttgttgagtgaattcAACATTgcctacgtgactcagaaagcgatcaagggacatgcactagcaaaccaccttgctgaaaatcccatggacagagaatacgaacccctaaaaatgtattttcctaatgaagatgTATCATTCATaagagaagatattgcagaatcctatgacggttggagaatgtttttcgacggagcagcaaacttcaagggAGTTGGCATAGCAGCCGTCCTGgtatcagaaactggtcagcattatccggtgtctgccaaactcaggttcccgtgtaccaacaacatggccgagtacgaagcctgcatcttagggctcaatatgactattgacatgaacattcaagagttgctagtgatcagagattcagacctacttatacatcaggtccgagaggaatgggcaaccaagaactccaagatactcccatatctACATTATGCacaggaattgaggaaaaggttcacaaagacagaattccaacatgttcccagagtccagaatgagttcatcgatgcattggctaccctatcatctatgatacaacatctagacaagaCCTTCATTtgtcccattccggtaaagatccatgatcagccagcatattgtgctcatgttgatgACGAAGCAGACGAAAAAccttggttttatgatatcaaggaatatttgacaaaAGAAGAATACCCAAAACTTGTAAATACTAcccagaaacgcacacttcggaggttgttcaacaatttctttcatagcagaggaatcctatataggcggactcctgatttaggattgctaagatatgttgatgcaaaggaagcatccaggttaCTAGATTAAATTCACGCTGGGACCTGCAGTCCGCATATGAATGGCTttatcttagcaaagaagatactccgagctggttacttttggatgactatggagatgaactgtatccagtatgtccggaaatgccaccactgtcagatacatgcagacatgataaaggtacctccaagcgagcttaatgcaacaagctcaccatgttCGTTCGCcccttggggaatggatgttattggactaaTCGAGCCCGCTGCTTCCAACGGGCACAAGATTATCCTATTagcaattgactatttcaccaagtgggtcaaAGCAACATCctacagagcagtaactaagaaggtcgtggcagactttgtccgcgactgcATTATCTGTCGATTCaggattccagaatcaatcattaccgataatggctccaatctcaacagtgacttgataaaaccctcaagatcagacacaagaattctacagcctatagacctcagataaacggagcagtagaagccgccaataagaatatcaagaagatattgaggaaaatgatagagaagcataaaaaTTGACACGAGAAGTTATCGTTTGCTTTACTGGGATATTGCACCACAGTCCAcgcatcaactggggcaaccccctatatgctagtttatggtacaaaagcagtcattcccgccgaggtagaaattccctccctaaggatcatacatgaAGCTGAGCTCGATGACCCAGAGTGGGTGAAAAATCGTTATGAGCAGgtagccctcatagatggaaagaggatgaatgcagtttgccatggtcaactttatcagaacagaatgtccagagccttcaacaaaagagtcaagcctaGACAGTTCACACTAgggtagctggtgttaaagaaaatctttccacatcaagatgaagccaaagggaaattctctccgaactggcaaggtccgtacatggttcaccgggttttaacaggaggagccctcatacttgcagaaatggatggagaagtctggccgaagctgatcaatttagatgcagtcaagcgttactatgtgtaacctttatacTTCActcatatgatgtaaattgaaatacgtctgacttgattcctatttaagaggggatacataggcaaccctatgggttcgatcacaattcaataaaattttcatttccccctgagattggaaattggggcagaattttgaggaggaccctcaaaattccaaagttgaTTTCAACCAATTATAGCTAGCAGCATTCAGAAGCAGCAacctagtaaactggggcagaattttgaggcggaccctcaaaatttcgtaaCAAGGAAGGTTGTAATGTCTTGGACCACTCCGcggtcgtcggttcatctaaagaaaactactcttaattatgtatttattgttaCATTTTCTTCACTAAATCATGCATGCTTATTTTTGAAATTGCgctgtttagcaacgctacccccaACGATACGTACAACGTcactagatcaaagccgagcaggtcaagcagagccagcagggatacgaactaaccccccttttacaaaactcacgatttttctttggatacaggcacttgagttacaaaatcatcaaatgtactatacactcatgagactcacattgctcggaaatacaactctcagaaccgttacACCTACTCACAGCGTCTATCCGcacacagtatccccagcagtcgtaatatcgcaatccgctatcagccaAAAAAATTCTATTATCGTttgcccttttacttcttgcataaggctaccattctgccttccgagattaagttctacctccatctgcatttctacattgcataaggctaccattctgccttcctaggttaagctctacctccatatgcattcttgcattgcataagactatcattctgccttccgaggtcaaactctacctccatctacattcttgcattgcataaggctactattctaccttccgaggttaagctctgtctccatctgcatttcgtcattgcataaggctaccattctgcctttcgaggttaagctctacctccatctgcatggttgaaagatcgccaccttattttcatggctgaaatatcgccacctttacatttgcatggatgaaagatcgccactttatcatTTGTATGGCTGAacgatcgccaccttatttacattcgcatggctgaaagatcgccacatactgcatttgcatggctgaaagatctccactttatcatttgtatggctgaaagatcgccaccttctgtaTTTCATGGGCTGCAAGATCGCCACTTACTGCATCTcatggctaaaagatcaccaAATTGTTCAAatgcgtcattgttcggaggtagcattttcatagcccgagaacacaatttcatggcctgaggaccccttttatcttttgcatatcattattcaagggCATCATAGTTCGAAGGCATCATTCCCATAACccaagagcatcatttcatggcctgcgaatccttattatacgcttcatcgcccaggacgtcatagtctaaagatgtcatcctaactgtccaaagacaactttcatggtccaacgggaatttgcatcatatttaaatttacgcacaatatatgcttgtgttGCATATTAGCAGGTAAACCAGAGAGCAACGGCCGTctcggcaggagcgatcccgttctggttcccgcagccctatcagACTTCAATCATTCACCTCGTCATTAATATTATGTTCGTTcatgaaaagtctccatcggtaTAATCCGCCGACGGATTCTGAACATTATACGTCCTGATTCCCGTAAAAacagggatacgtaggcagctcagaagccagagCACGGCCTATGTCTCCTCGAACCAttttgttcggtcaaaattgaccatcatatctttacccgacaactctttcatccttcccgggtaaagaggggcagctgttgatacccaattttccctatatatttttaatatgcaaattactttcaaaatagcatgtatatgcatatataattatGTCCCagagttttaatatttttctcttaatatttaagtcaatttattgccctattttatcaagaaaagcCCAATAATCCCAATATTGTCATTTTGACAATTCACTTATTAGATtcttatatttatactaaaatatggctaacataatttttgtatattttgacaaatttatttagtatttgttaagctaaattgcatataattgcaatattagcctattttaagatttaattgtgtttataattataaaattgacttcagtatttttattttcataattatatattattaatcattttagtacctttaatttactcccagaaattattttactattttttataaattaaacaaGGGAAAAGGTGGCTATTTAAAAGTTAGCTCAGTTTATTTCACTTCTGGCCGGATTTggcaccccaattaaacccaatttcagaTCTCATTACCCGGCCAAATTCCTAAAATTAACCGACCCACGACACTTTAAAATAACCCACTCGGCCCCCTTTAATCCCAACCGTTGATCTAACAGATCAACAGATCACactcttcctttcctttttaattccccaatACCCCCAAACCCTATTCATTTCTCACTGGCAGCCGCCCATGGATTCCCCCtctcccaaattctctctcagaaaccctagccgcctccttCTATTTCCACCCTAAAACCACTGGAATCTATGGCTTCCAAGGCAACTGAAGTCTTATACCGacctcctataactcctacacgcTGGGAAGATTCATGGTCTGACCAAGAAGAAGCTTGGTCTAGGCTTTGTTTGGTTCGAGTTGTATGGCCGTcttcggccttgctccggcaagccatggCTCTTCGAACCCGATCTCGACTTCTCCTGCTCAGATCAAcctctttccaagcctttctcactatTTGGGTTCCTccgaaaccctagcttttgagtttcttctgatttctttagatccGTTCTAGATCCGTGTTTTCCCTGAGCTTTTAAACGGTTTCTCGAGATTTCTTTCAAAAACTACGCTTTCAAACCTTTATccttccgatttagggttttgtcGAGATGCTTCTCTGATTTTCGTTAAGTTCTTGTGTGTTTCTCTTactattagtttcttctactatgtttctctcCTACTATGTTCTTAcgagttcttctactgtgttttctatgtgtttcttctacaatgttcttatgagttcttctactgtgtttctcatgttgttcttttactatgtttctcatgagtttcttttACTGGAAGATGCATGTTAAAGGTCTTAGTTCCTTTCTGAGGTTTCTGAACTTATTTCATTAGTATTTCTTCCTGATTTACTTGTTTTCATCTCTACACTCGAATAATGGTAAaacccctagaatttgggggttcatctgagttttgagaccattgactatgtgatttgcttgttcttcatctctgaacttgtttgatttcaaaaaccctaattttcttTAGACCTATTTCGAGTTTTTGAAGATTGTTTCATCTGTTGCTCAACTGAGTCTTGAAATCTTTGTTTAAACTttagtttctttatatgattctgattCCCTGCTAGACTTTTCTAAGGTCCTTCTATTGGaccctttgtatgctatttgatactctctcttctCCATTGCTAAGTTACCCTATGATTCCCATGTTCCTATAGTCTACTACTTATTGATtgtgcaattgcatgacactttttcttcgtcctaaattcagcctcgcatgcctaatacttgtgtattctttatatgtgctgaacttcccctctaaatggctttcaatttttttaatgatttcagacttccttttgtgTAAAtctaattgatttctttccttgtttgttgatTTCCCTGTTACTTGGTTTGAGTCGAAAGCTTTCCTTAGCCTTTTTGACTTGGTTTATTAATGGACCAGTAGTTACAAATCtctgattccttgatttactgtgtactaattgattcttaccttatttgttttaaccgtgtatttcaaaactcttcccttaattaaactcttatgtatttacccctaattgcgtactttgcacaagatgcttatttgatttctttccttaaataacttttgctcattaccgtttaagtatgaattccttaattaaaggaagtcttataCTGATTGTTTTAATTGATACCTAGTCccataattatttttcttaccttatttctgcctgttttttcacactataaatacctgaCTTTTTCATTAACACCACATCTAACACTCGTAGCTATTCTGAACTCATACTCACATTTAAAAGtattctctcttgttacttgtggCATATTTGCAAATCCTGCTGCCTACTTCTCTCTCTATTTGCtttctttgaactggtatgttctaattaagattcatcaccacaacaatgtgtttgttTAACATTTTTTTCCTCCAATCTGCCTTCTGCTTGTGTTTAGTTCAATACTTATTTAGCATCCTCCTTCTGCATGTTCTGCCTCTATTGTGTATTCTAAGTGTGTTTGACAATGATggttgtttgaggcatgacaacaTTAAAATATTATTGTCTATGACTCAAACTTGATCCTCCTGGGATGGTAACCTCACGCTACCATTGTATGCTGTATATTTTATTGGCATAATAGCATTCCCTATTGCTGCGTATGCCTAGAATCAATTAATGCCCAGGCACAAGGGTCCTCTGCAATCAGTTCCCAACCCTTGAATCCCTTTTGTGTGAAGTTATTATTTTTGTAGCACccctttccctttttctttaCTTCCCTAGTTCTTCAagttctgtttctgcacttgcactgtCTCTTAGccattaagttctgcccccctcttgtgagccttgccttgggacccattgagctccttgtgaacttggacacctgaagGCTGGCCCTTCCCCACTGCACTGACCCCTATTCTGATAacacaatttgggtgtgagcattgcccggagtcccattgaggctcttagggaactttgacacactcaaatgggagaaaggctttggttcATGGTCTCTTTGAGTTggtctatctcataactcagaaaggaagtcaagaatcaggatTCCTCtggttgtatttttctttatattttctgatgtaattttatttattccgggttgtaataatttgtaataaactcttggggatggttagtgaaaagggtgggtaactatgcatgcaaagggtagataccatgtctataggtattttgaattctgcatactcaaatgcatatagaaatcatgcctataggtcattttgaattctgcatatcccaatcttacatagataccatgtttataggtattttgaattctgcatactcAAGCGCATATAGAAGTTATACCTATAGGATGTTCTGAATTCTGCAtgttcaaacttcacttagaaatcatgtctatagggttctgcatatttaacttcatatagaatttatgcctataggattgtccAATTTTACATATTCCATTACATCTAGATGCCATGCTCATAGGTTTAAAAACAAATtctgcatctagataccatgtctataaggtttgaAAAAATCAGCAAtgtatagaaagcatgtctataggagtttctaataaaaaatctAATTCACCCAGTAATAATGGGTGCTATCAGCCGTAGGACTTCTAATCAATTTGTCAAATCCTGCCTCTCTTTTAACAATCTGATTCTATCACTTAGCAAGTTTCACAAGTATGCATTCAAAACAGTTCACTTCGAGCCTTTTGTTTCATTGTTTTCTGAATCCGGttgataccatgcctataggatccttgtccaacacttaggctaGCCTTAGGCTGATAATTATAAGCTGAATCTATTTTtgttaataattacaaccagcaggcaggcctgattctgacttcttatctgagttatgtgataagctgaaATTGTCTTAACAATTTACTCTCCATTGTCTTtaatactttttttaaaaaaaaatcaaacctaaaactgagtgtgtaagtcatgctaattacgtgcttctttatttaaggaggtatatctgggCCTTTGTTTGTTGTAAGCTTTCCCCCAatttgcaatatgtgtttttgtatgtcgccttagagtttttacctttgaaactacaaataagcctaatacccctcccctttaggattagtagtcctaaatacctccgggactgataagatTGGGACAGGTAATAGCATGAACCAACCCGCGCTTTAAATgccttaacggggtaggaagggtagatatggatatgatgaccacgcgataacgtcccgtgtagcccctcattgaggagtgattaccggacattgtgtggagtgatccatatttttagtaaacctaggacccccttcctttATTCTTATTTCTTTAACATTTTCATTCTAGAATCCGCTTCCTTAAATCGCTCTTTTAAACTTTGTCTATTTTCAAACCTTTATATGTGAAATCCCCTGTTATTTTAGCTTTATTTGTGTATATGTTAATTGTACCCTAaactcacaataattgtctggccggaaccacactagtggattctgaggggtgcctaacaccttcccttggaataatttcaagctcttacccaatctctggttactcaaatcaaactctcttggtgtcctaatgcaccctaatcattaggtggcgactcttcaaatcaaacccagttcccaaaaggaacgagttgtccttccaaatatcatgaacccgattccgcgaggaaaaagggggcgtgacaccTTCTCCTTTATCCGAGTTATTATGTTGAAAACCATAATTTTTGGCTTTAGTTTTGGATTCTGAGTTCGTCTTTACTATTTGTTCCTTC
Coding sequences:
- the LOC138872957 gene encoding uncharacterized protein, which gives rise to MIKVPPSELNATSSPCSFAPWGMDVIGLIEPAASNGHKIILLAIDYFTKWVKATSYRAVTKKVVADFVRDCIICRFRIPESIITDNGSNLNIHASTGATPYMLVYGTKAVIPAEVEIPSLRIIHEAELDDPEWVKNRYEQVALIDGKRMNAVCHGQLYQNRMSRAFNKRVKPRQFTLG
- the LOC138872956 gene encoding uncharacterized protein, yielding MYFPNEDVSFIREDIAESYDGWRMFFDGAANFKGVGIAAVLVSETGQHYPVSAKLRDSDLLIHQVREEWATKNSKILPYLHYAQELRKRFTKTEFQHVPRVQNEFIDALATLSSMIQHLDKTFICPIPVKIHDQPAYCAHVDDEADEKPWFYDIKEYLTKEEYPKLVNTTQKRTLRRLFNNFFHSRGILYRRTPDLGLLRYVDAKEASRLLD